DNA from Terriglobia bacterium:
TTGCCGGTGCTGGCGTGCGCGGGGCTGGCGAATCCGCAGACGACGGCGATTCCCTGGGTAGCGGCGGTGACTTCTTCGAGCGCCGATTGGTTGCGGGCGAGGAATGCGGGTTTTTCGACAAGGTCTCGGGGAGGGTAGCCGCAGATACTGAGTTCGTGGAAGAGGATAAGGTCGGCGCCGGCGTCGCGAGCGCGCCGGGAATACTCGATGATTTTGGCGGCGTTGCCTTTGAAGTCGCCAACCGTGGTGTTGATCTGTCCCAGGGCGAGGATCACGGATTAAGTGTAAAGCGCGCGAGCGAGGGTCGCCAACTGACGAGAGAATTACCCCCTGCAAGAAAAACCCACCTGAGTACCAGGTGGGCGTGTGGAGCTTAATGCCGGTCTACATCGGCGGACTCGTTCCCATACCGCCGCCGGGAGGTCCGCCCATGGTTGGCGGGGCCCCGGTGGGATCGGAACCCGGCATGTTGTCCGGTTGTCCGGGCTGCCCGGGTTGTGTTTGCGTGGGGCTGCCGGGCGGTGGTGTCTGATGGGGATCCTGTCGAGCCCCCGGGCTTGTGGTGATGGCCTTTTCGCCTGGACGGAGCAGGCTTGGTGCGTTTTCGGGTTGCTGTTCTGGTGCCTGCTCTTTCTTGGCGACCTCGGTTCCAGTGTCGATGTGGACTTCCGGAGTAGTGCGCACGATCTTTTCGCCGTCCACCTTCATGGTTTCGACGCGGATCACACGATCACCGACAAAGCGCACGAAATGTACTTCCTGCGGCGGCTGACCATACATCCACTCTTCGTAATCTTCTTTGCCGTCGTTGTCACGGATCTTCTTGTCGGCGCGACCCATGGCGGCCATCACCATGTCCTTGTCCATGCCGACGAGCGCTCTGTGGTCCTTGATTGCCTGCTGCACGACAGGCGGCAGCGACGCGGCGTAGGCTTGCGCGGCATTCAAGGCCGTGAAGTCGAGAATCGGCTTCAGCATGGTTTTAATCTGTTCCGTGGTGACTTGCGGAATGTAGTTCTTGAATTCGATAGCGATATACGACCCGCGATTATTGACGTCGAGATTGGTGGGATCGCCACTGCGATCCATGGGCGCTACCTGGCCACCCGTCGCTCCCACGGAAATGCGCTCGTACCATTTCTTCTTTTTAACCGGGCCACCGTTGATCTCGAAAATGATGGCCTTGCCCTTGAAGAGCACGTTGGTAATTCGCACGCGGTCGCCGGGTTTGGCGGCGGGACCGTACTGGGCCACCATCGCTCGAACTTCCTGGGGACCGGGCGTGACCCTGCCGTCCGGCGTGATCTTGAGGCCGACCTTTCCCATGGGGAAATAGGTGTGACAGAAGACCTGTTCCGCCTGGAAGTTGCGGATGATCATCTGCCGCCCCTGGTCGTTGAGTTTCTCCGGTTTGCCTTTATCTCCCGCAAGTAACGGAACGGCAAGAATGACGAGCGCGGCAGCGAGCGCTGCTTTGCGATGCGGCTTCATGGGAGGCCTCGATTTCTGCCTGCATTATAAGCCCGTTTCAGTACCCCAGGAGGGGGCTCAAGCCGGCTTCACCGGAGTTAGATGCTCGCCTCTGTGTTACGTTGCGGCACGGAAATGGAAGAGAGTTCCGGCTTTGGGGCCCAAGCGACCAGCACGAACCCAAGAAGAAGCACCAGCGTGCCAGTCAGGCTGGCTTCCAGACCGTAAGCGCCGCCCGTGAGCAAGTGCGAGCCGTGCGCAGTGGAGCGGACAACGATCGAAAAATCGCGAATTCCGCTGACCGGTAATCCGTAAACGATGCCGAGAAAAAAATTCCACCCAAAGTGCATCCCGATGGGGAGCCAGAGGGTTCGGGTGCGAAGGTAGGCGTAGGCGAAAAGGACTCCCACCAGGATAGTGTTGAAAAACGCGAGGCTGAGCATGCCCTGCGAGTTGGGATTCTGTAGGTGAACTGCGCCGAAAAAGATCGAAAGCACGATGATGGCACCGATCGGGCGAATGGCTTCCACGAGGCGCTGAAAGGGATATCCGCGAAACGCGAGTTCTTCCAGGGCCGCACCTCCGATGAGAAGTACTACTGCGAGCAGTTCATGGGCGATTGCCAGGCCGGAGAAATTGAAAGCGAGCGACAGGTGGCCGATGATCGCCACCGACGCAACTGCGATGGTGATGAGGACAGCCGAGATCGCGAATCCTGCTGCGGACTGCGTTACTGCCAGCCGTCTCCAGGGGAGTCCTTGATACTGCCAGGGATCGCCATCCCACTGATCGAGAATGCGCGTGTAGAGCAGAAAGCCTCCAGCCAGCACGGCTGCGGCGAGCCAGCGATAAGCAGTGTCGGCCAGTAACGGGTGCCCGGCGAAAGCAAGAAACGTGAGAATCGGAATGAAGAGATTCGCGAGCACAACCAGGATCGCGGCCAGAAGAAAACGCACAAGTGGATGCGGCGGCTTGGGGAGGGAGACCGGCGCCGGAACATATTCCGGCGTCGGCCCGGAAAAAATGGGGTGCTCCGGAGTCATTTCGAAGCCTGGGTCGCGGCAACGACCTGGACCGACAGACCTTCACGAGCGACCCGGAAGGGCAGAATCGTGGCCTCCGCCGCGCGCAGGGCATTCTCAACCCGCTCGCGGGTATCCGGTTCGGCGAAGAACAGGACGCAACCGCCGCCGCCGGCTCCGCACACCTTTGCGGCCAATCCGCCATTCTTTTTCGCCACATCCACAAGTTTATCTATGAACGGCGTGGTTATTCCCGGCGCGTTGGTGCGACGCAGTTTCCATTCCTCTCGAATGAGACGCGCTACTTCTCTCCACTTGCCGTTTGCGAGTGCGGCGTGCATGGCCTGGGCGATCGCGGTGATGTTCTCGAAATTACGGAACACCTTCTTGTTGCCGTCGATATGCGACTTGAAGACTTCCCAGTTGTTGATACCGGACTGTCGCGGCGCTCCGGTATAGGCGAGCACGAAACGCGAGTCGAGTTCCTCGAGCGGAACCGGAATGGCTTCACGATGAATGCCGTCAGGGTCGAGATGAATAGCGCTGGCGCCTCCGTAAAGCGCCGGGTAATAGTCCTGGCAGCCGGTGGGAACCTGGATCAGTTGCGCCTCGATGTTCTGAGCGAGCACGCGCGTCTCCTCCAGCCCCAGTTCCCTTCCCGTGAACTTCGCCAACGCGGCCGTCGAGGCGATCATCAGCGCCGAGGAACCTGAGATGCCCGCTCCGGCTGGAGACTCGGAGTGTGTCTCCATGCGGAACCCACCTTCGGGCGCGAAGAATTTCACAAGATAGGCGGCAAGAGGATGTTTGAACTTCGTCGCCTTGCAGAGTTCGCCGAAGCTCGCAAACTTTTCCTCGCGTCCAGTATCGGTGGACTTGAGATGAATCTGCTTGCCAGATGTGGGATGAATGCGACAGGTGGTGAGAACGTTGACCGCGAGGTTTACCGTGACAGCACCAGGATGAAAGAGATAAAGAGGCCAGAGATCGACGGTGCCTCCGGCGAGATCAACGCGACATGGGGCTTGCGAAAGGATGATTTGCTGGGAATTCCCTTGGGTCGGCATGACAGAAGTGTTCTATCACAACAATTGACGATTGACGATTTTCAGATTGACGATGAGGTTCACTACGAAGGCGCGAAGGCACGAAGGAGGTCATTTCTAAACTCTTCGTGCCTTCGTGACTTCAGGATGAGAAAGTGAATTCAAATCTCCGCGCTCAGTCTCATCACTTCCCTTACGACTTCTTCCACATCTTTCTGCGTGCTGCGGTGGTTTGTGATGCAGGCGCGGAGGGCGAATTTGCCGTTGAGCATCGCATTGGAGAAGAAGACGCGTCCGGCGCGTTGCGAGCGCTTCACGATCTCGGCGTTGACAGCATTTACCTCGTCTTCGGAATTTGCTTCGGGCCTGTAGCGGAAGCAGACGGCGCTCAGTTCGACGGGGGCGAGCAGATCGAGTTTGTCATGTTCACCGACGACGGATGCCAGGTGCAGTGCCAATCGCAAATCTTCCGCGATGGAATCCCGAAAGGCCTGTGCGCCGTGATAGCGCAGCGATAGCCAGATTTTCAGGGCGCGGAAGCGGCGCGAGAGTTCCATCGACTCCTCGAAGAACGCAAAGCCCTCAATCGGATCGCTCGAGAGAACCTTGGTGTAGTCGCCGCTGTGTGAGAAAGCACGTTGCGCGGCGGTGGGGTTGCGGTAGAGAAGGCACCCACAATCCAGTGGTTGGTAGAGCCACTTGTGCGCGTCAAGAGAGAGCGAATCGGCACGGGAGAGGCCGCGGAACTTGTCTGGGGCCACCGATGCTGCGAATGCGCCATAGGCGCCATCGACGTGGAACCAGAGATCGTTGGCGGAGGCGATGGTTGCGAGCTCGTCGAGGGGATCGATGCTGCCGGTTGCGGTCGTTCCGGCGCTGCCGACAATTGCAATCGGGCGCTTCCCCGCCCCGCGGTCTTCGCGGATGGCCTTCTCCAACTCGTCAACTTTCATCCGGAAGCGCTCGTCGACGCCGATGTAGCGAATGGAGTTGTAGCCAAGCCCGAGCAACGCCGCGGCCTTGGGCACCGACATATGAACTTCGCTCGAAGTGTAGATCACGACTGGTTGCGCGCCGGTGTCGTTCGCGGGAGCCTTGGCCTCCCGCGCCATGGCCAGCCCCATCAGGTTCGCCGAGGAACCGCCACCGGTCAGGCTCCCGGAGAATCCGCGGCAGCCGATGAACTCGCCCAACCAGCGCACGACTGTTCGCTCAATGGTCGCCGCCGCGGGTCCGGACCGCCATGAAGTCACGTTCTGGTTGAGGACGCTCGCCACCAGGTCGGCTATCGCACCGACAGGCTCACCGGAACCCAATACGTATCCAAAGAATCGGGGAGTGTTCTGTCGAGATAACTCGAGCACTCGCGCGAAATCGTCGAATGCGGCCTCGCCAAGAGGCTCTTCCGGCAGGCCCAGATCAAAAATCGCGTTGGTTTCTTCTCCGCTGGTTTCCGGAAAAGATGGCGCTGTCGGCAATTGCTGAAGAAAGACAGTGGTCAGGTCAACGGCGCGGTTGGCGAGTTTGCGGTACTGCTCGGGGGAAAGATTGAGACGGGACATGACGAGATGAAGTTACAGGGTGTAGGGGAGATGTTCAAGAAGGTACGAGTTGCGAGGTACGGTGGGCGAGGTGTCAGGTATGAGGTGTCAAAGAAAATCGGGGGTGGTCTCAGATGACTGAACCCTCGTACCCCGAACCTCGTACCTCGCAGTTCGCCACTTATTGCAGTTTCGCTTCCGCGCTGGAGTCCTGATCGTTGCCTTGTCCCGGCACACTGAGCAGCAGGAGTTTGGAGCGGCCTTCGCGACCGCCGGGGAACAAGACCAGTTTGCGGTCGGCGTCATATGCCACGGAGTAACCCTTCACGTCGGTCGGCAACTCGTCGACGGCGTGCAGGCGCGAGTCGGCCTTCATGACCAGGAGGGAGCCACCGGCTGCACCGTAGAGCATGCGCGAATCAGGGTCGAGCCAGAGATTGTCGATGCCGGCATCGGCGGGGACGCGGGCGAGCTCCTTGCCGTTCGCGGCATCCAGCGAGAGCACGGCGTAGCGCACCGACACGTAAATGCGGTCAAGTTTGCGGTCGTAGACGATGCCAGTCGGTTGAGATGCGGCCAGCTTCGTGCGGCGCGTCATTTGCAGGTCCTTATTGAGCGCGAGGACTTCGCCAAGGTCCTCCAGGGTGGCGAGCAGGAGCCCGCGCGAAGAATCGAAGGCTAACTCCCGAGGTGTTCCGGGAAGAGGAACCGTGTTGGCCTGCTGCCGAGTGTGCAGATCGACGAGCATCAATCGCTGCTGGAGGGGGTCCGTGATGGCCAGCATGCCCCAGGCCGGGATGACGGCCAACTCCGCGGGCGAACCGTTCAGCGGAATCGTGCCGGTCACGTGCCAATCCTTCGCGTCGAGGACAACGATGTTGTTGGCATTATGGTTGGCGATGAAAACTCGCTCGCCATCGGGATCGACGGCGATCCCGCGCGGGTCCGACATGCCCTTCACTTTAGCGATCAGGCGGCGCTTGGCCGGATCGAAAATATCCACGGTGCCGGCGCCGGCATGGCTCATCAGCACGATGCCGTGTACGACGGCCATCCCGTCGAAGCCGGGCTTGCCGGGAATATCGAGCATACCGATTTCGCGCACGCTCTGTGCCAAGGCAGGTACGCTAGCGAGCGCAATCAACAGTATCGGGAGTAGGCGACGAGGGAACATGAGGTCGACGGCGCAGCCGAGAGTTCCGGCATGCAAATCCTAGGATGCGTCTGGCGCCAGTGATGCTGCCCGCCTGTTCCACACGACTTTCCCGCCCGTTTGGTGTTTTTCGCTTTACCACCCAGACGTTTATACTCGGCCTTTCAGCATAGAAAGGGTTCATCGATGCGTTTACTATTGCGCCCTTCTGTATGTGCTTTCCTTGTTTCTGTTTTTTTGGTGACGGCTGCATTTGCGGAGCCCATCACTTTCCGGCGCGCGGTGGAAGCCGCGTTGAAGCACAGCGGCACCATGGCTATCGCGCAGGCCGACCAGACGAAGACCTACCAGGAGTATCTCTCTGCCAAGGACAGCTACCTCCCTTCCGTGGCCTTCGGATCGGGCGTC
Protein-coding regions in this window:
- a CDS encoding type II CAAX endopeptidase family protein, whose amino-acid sequence is MTPEHPIFSGPTPEYVPAPVSLPKPPHPLVRFLLAAILVVLANLFIPILTFLAFAGHPLLADTAYRWLAAAVLAGGFLLYTRILDQWDGDPWQYQGLPWRRLAVTQSAAGFAISAVLITIAVASVAIIGHLSLAFNFSGLAIAHELLAVVLLIGGAALEELAFRGYPFQRLVEAIRPIGAIIVLSIFFGAVHLQNPNSQGMLSLAFFNTILVGVLFAYAYLRTRTLWLPIGMHFGWNFFLGIVYGLPVSGIRDFSIVVRSTAHGSHLLTGGAYGLEASLTGTLVLLLGFVLVAWAPKPELSSISVPQRNTEASI
- a CDS encoding GHMP kinase — translated: MPTQGNSQQIILSQAPCRVDLAGGTVDLWPLYLFHPGAVTVNLAVNVLTTCRIHPTSGKQIHLKSTDTGREEKFASFGELCKATKFKHPLAAYLVKFFAPEGGFRMETHSESPAGAGISGSSALMIASTAALAKFTGRELGLEETRVLAQNIEAQLIQVPTGCQDYYPALYGGASAIHLDPDGIHREAIPVPLEELDSRFVLAYTGAPRQSGINNWEVFKSHIDGNKKVFRNFENITAIAQAMHAALANGKWREVARLIREEWKLRRTNAPGITTPFIDKLVDVAKKNGGLAAKVCGAGGGGCVLFFAEPDTRERVENALRAAEATILPFRVAREGLSVQVVAATQASK
- a CDS encoding aminotransferase class V-fold PLP-dependent enzyme, translated to MSRLNLSPEQYRKLANRAVDLTTVFLQQLPTAPSFPETSGEETNAIFDLGLPEEPLGEAAFDDFARVLELSRQNTPRFFGYVLGSGEPVGAIADLVASVLNQNVTSWRSGPAAATIERTVVRWLGEFIGCRGFSGSLTGGGSSANLMGLAMAREAKAPANDTGAQPVVIYTSSEVHMSVPKAAALLGLGYNSIRYIGVDERFRMKVDELEKAIREDRGAGKRPIAIVGSAGTTATGSIDPLDELATIASANDLWFHVDGAYGAFAASVAPDKFRGLSRADSLSLDAHKWLYQPLDCGCLLYRNPTAAQRAFSHSGDYTKVLSSDPIEGFAFFEESMELSRRFRALKIWLSLRYHGAQAFRDSIAEDLRLALHLASVVGEHDKLDLLAPVELSAVCFRYRPEANSEDEVNAVNAEIVKRSQRAGRVFFSNAMLNGKFALRACITNHRSTQKDVEEVVREVMRLSAEI
- a CDS encoding YncE family protein, which encodes MFPRRLLPILLIALASVPALAQSVREIGMLDIPGKPGFDGMAVVHGIVLMSHAGAGTVDIFDPAKRRLIAKVKGMSDPRGIAVDPDGERVFIANHNANNIVVLDAKDWHVTGTIPLNGSPAELAVIPAWGMLAITDPLQQRLMLVDLHTRQQANTVPLPGTPRELAFDSSRGLLLATLEDLGEVLALNKDLQMTRRTKLAASQPTGIVYDRKLDRIYVSVRYAVLSLDAANGKELARVPADAGIDNLWLDPDSRMLYGAAGGSLLVMKADSRLHAVDELPTDVKGYSVAYDADRKLVLFPGGREGRSKLLLLSVPGQGNDQDSSAEAKLQ